The following coding sequences are from one Chloroflexaceae bacterium window:
- a CDS encoding thiamine pyrophosphate-dependent enzyme, with protein MIDAFEFDLRERSTLTFAQAEVLSDYRLGWLSRHVSLIGRREVMSGNAKFGIFGDGKEVAQLALARVMRPGDTRAGYYRDQTLLFALGLLTPQQFFAQLFGHTDVTADPSTAGRAMNAHFATRQLDAQGRWLPQTASPQSSADISPTAGQMLRLVGLAYASRLYRELEELRHLSQFSHNGDEVAFGTIGNASCAEGFFWEAINAIGVLQAPAVISIWDDGYGISVPNEYQISGGDLSALLAGFRRRPGSNQGFDLYTVRGWDYPALREVYLRAAERARAEHVPALIHVTEMTQPQGHSSSGSHERYKSPERLEWERAHDPLLRMRAWILETGLADPDELDAIEAETRAEAEAARERAWEAYLAEPRAEARELAGLLLAVAPTADDPAALRAMAADLQAAPKPLRRELLAAAHTALAQTRARPTPARAALAAWRADHLARGRERYGSHLYREDASAATRVPAVPARYAADAPEVRGFEILRATFDAWLARDPRVCIFGEDVGALGDVNQGTSGLQQKYGKLRVSDTGIREATIIGQAIGMAMRGLRPIAEIQYLDYILYALSPLSDDLASLHWRTRGGQAAPVIVRTRGHRLEGIWHSGSPMGALVHLLRGMHICVPRDMTRAAGFYTTLLRAEEPALVVEPLNGYRRRERMPANLGEYSLPLGVPEILRPGADATIVTYGACCAIALEAAEALERVGIDVEVIDVQTLLPFDVHGIIGESLKKTSRVIFFDEDVPGGASAYMLQQVLEVQGGYWHLDAPPVTLTARPHRPAYGSDGDYFSKPNAEDLFDAVVGLMEV; from the coding sequence ATGATAGACGCATTCGAGTTTGATCTTCGCGAACGATCCACCCTCACCTTCGCCCAGGCCGAAGTACTTTCAGATTACCGCCTGGGCTGGCTGAGCCGCCACGTCAGCCTGATTGGGCGGCGCGAGGTGATGAGTGGCAACGCCAAGTTCGGCATCTTCGGCGACGGCAAGGAGGTGGCTCAACTGGCCCTGGCCCGCGTGATGCGCCCTGGCGATACCCGCGCCGGCTACTACCGCGACCAGACCCTCCTCTTCGCCCTCGGCCTGCTGACCCCGCAACAGTTTTTCGCCCAGCTCTTCGGCCATACCGACGTGACCGCTGACCCCTCCACCGCCGGGCGGGCGATGAACGCCCACTTCGCCACCCGCCAGCTCGACGCTCAGGGCCGCTGGCTGCCCCAGACCGCCTCTCCCCAGAGTTCCGCCGACATCTCCCCCACCGCGGGCCAGATGCTCCGTCTGGTGGGCCTGGCCTACGCCTCGCGCCTCTACCGCGAACTCGAGGAGTTGCGCCACCTGAGCCAGTTCTCCCACAATGGCGATGAGGTGGCCTTTGGCACCATCGGCAATGCCAGTTGCGCCGAGGGTTTCTTCTGGGAGGCGATCAACGCCATCGGCGTGCTGCAAGCCCCGGCGGTAATCTCGATCTGGGACGATGGCTACGGCATCTCGGTGCCCAACGAGTACCAGATCAGCGGCGGCGACCTGTCGGCGCTGCTGGCCGGCTTCCGGCGTCGCCCCGGCTCGAATCAGGGTTTCGACCTCTACACCGTCCGCGGCTGGGACTACCCGGCCCTGCGCGAGGTGTACCTCCGCGCCGCCGAGCGGGCGCGTGCCGAGCATGTCCCGGCCCTCATCCATGTCACCGAGATGACCCAGCCCCAGGGCCATTCGAGTTCGGGCAGCCACGAGCGCTACAAGTCGCCCGAACGCCTGGAGTGGGAACGAGCCCACGACCCGCTGCTGCGAATGCGCGCCTGGATCCTCGAAACGGGCCTGGCCGACCCCGACGAGCTTGACGCAATCGAGGCCGAGACCCGCGCCGAGGCCGAAGCCGCCCGCGAGCGAGCCTGGGAGGCGTATCTCGCCGAGCCGCGCGCCGAGGCCCGCGAGCTGGCCGGTCTGCTGCTGGCCGTCGCCCCCACGGCGGACGACCCCGCCGCCCTGCGCGCCATGGCCGCCGACCTGCAAGCGGCTCCGAAGCCTCTGCGCCGCGAGTTGCTAGCCGCGGCCCACACAGCGCTCGCGCAAACCCGCGCGCGCCCGACCCCGGCGCGCGCCGCCCTGGCCGCCTGGCGCGCCGACCATCTGGCCCGCGGGCGCGAACGCTACGGCTCGCACCTCTACCGCGAGGACGCCAGTGCCGCGACCCGCGTGCCGGCTGTGCCCGCGCGCTACGCCGCCGATGCGCCCGAGGTGCGCGGCTTCGAGATCCTGCGCGCCACCTTCGACGCCTGGCTGGCCCGCGACCCGCGCGTATGCATCTTCGGCGAGGACGTGGGGGCGCTGGGCGACGTCAACCAGGGCACCAGCGGCCTGCAACAGAAGTACGGCAAGTTGCGCGTCAGCGACACCGGCATCCGCGAGGCGACCATCATCGGCCAGGCCATCGGAATGGCCATGCGCGGCCTGCGCCCGATTGCCGAGATCCAGTACCTCGACTACATCCTATACGCCCTCAGCCCTCTCAGCGACGATCTGGCCAGCCTGCACTGGCGCACCCGCGGCGGCCAGGCCGCCCCGGTGATTGTGCGCACCCGCGGCCACCGCCTGGAGGGCATCTGGCACTCCGGTTCGCCGATGGGCGCCCTGGTGCACCTGCTGCGCGGCATGCACATCTGCGTGCCCCGCGACATGACCCGCGCCGCCGGGTTCTACACCACCTTGCTGCGGGCCGAAGAACCGGCCCTGGTGGTCGAGCCGCTCAACGGCTACCGCCGCCGCGAGCGCATGCCCGCCAACCTCGGCGAGTACAGCCTTCCCCTTGGCGTTCCCGAGATCCTGCGCCCCGGCGCGGATGCGACCATCGTGACCTACGGCGCCTGCTGCGCCATCGCCCTTGAGGCCGCCGAGGCGCTGGAGCGGGTAGGAATTGACGTCGAGGTGATTGACGTGCAGACCTTGCTGCCCTTCGATGTCCACGGTATCATCGGCGAGTCGCTCAAGAAAACCAGCCGGGTGATCTTCTTCGACGAGGACGTGCCGGGCGGCGCCTCGGCCTACATGCTCCAGCAGGTGCTCGAGGTGCAGGGCGGCTACTGGCACCTGGACGCTCCACCCGTAACGCTCACCGCCCGGCCCCACCGCCCGGCCTACGGCAGCGACGGCGATTACTTCTCCAAGCCCAACGCCGAGGACCTCTTCGATGCGGTGGTGGGGTTGATGGAGGTGTAG
- a CDS encoding LysR family transcriptional regulator, giving the protein MDAQKLTYFLAAAHTQNFRKAAELCFVAQPVLSRQIAALEQELGVELFTRQSRRVTLTPAGTAFIAHARDILERMQVARQSMAARRDQAGGMLNVGCIEPLSDTLLPPAFALFQQRFPAARVNVTVSGTEELFGLVEEGRLELGLFGLAPERMRPQPFLVVHELYRDRLALLVAADHPLARAERPVGVEQLFVERLALLNQRFAMRRILERIFAQHSRELNPVLNIDNVATLKLIVQHGGVSTVLPQSLLSPADRQSGMAALLIHDLPDIFTFALVYRREASLSTIAEGFITAVTESVSAARPA; this is encoded by the coding sequence ATGGACGCACAGAAACTGACCTACTTTCTGGCCGCCGCGCATACGCAGAACTTCCGCAAAGCGGCCGAACTGTGTTTCGTCGCCCAGCCGGTGCTCAGCCGACAGATCGCCGCGCTCGAGCAGGAACTGGGGGTGGAACTCTTCACCCGTCAGAGCCGCAGGGTGACCCTCACTCCCGCCGGGACGGCCTTTATCGCCCATGCCCGCGACATCCTTGAACGCATGCAGGTCGCCCGTCAGAGCATGGCCGCGCGGCGCGATCAGGCCGGCGGCATGTTGAACGTCGGCTGCATCGAACCGCTCTCCGACACTCTGCTGCCCCCGGCGTTCGCCCTGTTCCAGCAACGCTTCCCCGCTGCGCGTGTCAACGTGACGGTCAGCGGCACCGAGGAGCTGTTCGGGCTGGTAGAAGAGGGTCGGCTCGAACTGGGCCTCTTCGGGCTGGCCCCCGAACGCATGCGCCCGCAGCCCTTCCTGGTGGTCCACGAGCTGTACCGCGACCGCCTGGCGCTCCTGGTGGCCGCCGATCACCCCCTGGCGCGCGCGGAGCGCCCTGTCGGCGTCGAGCAACTCTTCGTCGAACGCCTGGCGCTGCTCAACCAGCGCTTCGCCATGCGCCGCATCCTTGAGCGCATCTTCGCCCAGCACTCCCGCGAACTCAACCCCGTGCTCAACATTGACAACGTCGCCACCCTCAAGCTGATCGTCCAGCACGGCGGCGTGAGCACCGTGCTGCCCCAGTCGCTCCTCTCCCCCGCCGACCGCCAGAGCGGCATGGCCGCCCTGCTCATCCACGACCTGCCCGACATCTTCACCTTCGCCCTGGTCTACCGGCGCGAGGCCTCCCTTTCAACCATCGCCGAAGGCTTCATCACCGCTGTAACCGAGAGCGTCTCCGCCGCGCGCCCGGCCTAG
- a CDS encoding clostripain-related cysteine peptidase, translating to MKPVLLVTLVLCIALAGLPRARAQEGPTLFVPDLPAPSPPALHFDDAPERLSPAQSSQRCVQALADPQVNVAPASSPWRVFREGWTFTTDDSYTPPRSLLFGAAGDATPPSASVGQEIAIPAALAELYGTLRYRYASGTTGPGDRLQVELYEINRIDPAGLIARVELDTAGGGDGNWRLFEWEVTAPAAIARLRALGRVALLVTALNPPNGRTPRLWLDDVYASVCEPAASVGGQVRLLGAGAPGAALLLTRAYASGVSIVASATSGLDGGYRFVSVPALAPDTRYQVWFHPGLESPALERARLGLWAGPQLASLGAGDTATLPPFEVANVQLETPDPFAVVAATDAQPATFAWRSERPGAGERHRFCLYDPQWADPATRLPVQLCGPLLDPARDPLRFNLGPGSFAGAPGFPFAYGREYRWYVVVYDRDPRTDPNFQYGFSHFERAVRLLPAPLPAPPEPPAPTPGDPAAGAPGAAWTLLIYVAADNALSDAQRAPRSAHPATQLARLPALAAAHPNLRIVSLVDEYGPGGLRRCFYPPGGPPDCRLRSEASSADPATLADFIRSGRERYPAARTALLVVAPAQAAGLLALDETDGGASMSLADLRAAYAAAGLGAGQQLDLVIYQAPYMGSLDVLRASAPYARFAVGSAGPIWQLGPYDRLLPALSRASDPATAASNTVAAYSAAIDAYRAGLARSLAAYDLSRVEALGQRVDALASVLSGGLVADRERTRPLTAAARAAAQVYDASGNGRHDQLIASDGQVVPVEEDALVDLRDLALRLRDSVGIDAGVQAAAAQVVTLLDEQATSPLIAAVQRSGQASGGAVVSLERAAGLAVLFPGGDRLGGQPALVAGYLYGPQGNAPNPGPWAQMLRTYLRETLGVGPGGVTEGPAASPRFQPLIGWTVQTDLWLPVVRR from the coding sequence ATGAAACCTGTTCTCCTCGTTACCCTCGTTCTCTGCATTGCGCTGGCCGGCCTGCCGCGCGCCCGGGCGCAGGAGGGGCCGACCCTCTTCGTCCCCGATCTGCCGGCGCCCTCGCCGCCGGCCCTCCACTTTGACGACGCGCCAGAGCGCCTCTCTCCAGCCCAGAGCAGCCAGCGTTGCGTTCAGGCCCTGGCCGACCCGCAGGTGAACGTTGCTCCGGCCAGTTCCCCGTGGCGCGTCTTTCGCGAGGGATGGACCTTCACCACTGATGATTCCTATACGCCGCCCCGGTCGCTCTTGTTCGGGGCCGCTGGCGACGCCACGCCTCCCAGCGCCTCGGTGGGCCAGGAGATCGCCATTCCTGCCGCTCTCGCCGAACTCTACGGCACGCTGCGCTACCGCTACGCCTCCGGGACGACCGGCCCGGGCGACCGCTTGCAGGTGGAGCTGTACGAGATCAACCGCATCGATCCCGCCGGCCTGATCGCCCGCGTGGAACTCGACACCGCCGGAGGCGGTGATGGCAACTGGCGCCTCTTTGAATGGGAGGTGACCGCTCCGGCGGCAATTGCCCGCCTGCGCGCCCTGGGGCGGGTGGCGCTGCTCGTCACCGCACTGAATCCTCCCAACGGCAGAACGCCGCGTCTCTGGCTCGATGATGTCTATGCCAGCGTGTGCGAACCGGCGGCGAGCGTGGGCGGCCAGGTGCGCCTGCTGGGCGCCGGCGCGCCCGGAGCAGCCTTGCTCCTCACCCGCGCCTACGCGTCCGGCGTCAGCATCGTGGCCTCTGCCACCTCGGGCCTGGACGGCGGCTACCGTTTTGTCTCGGTGCCCGCGTTAGCCCCCGACACGCGCTACCAGGTCTGGTTCCACCCCGGCCTGGAGTCCCCGGCCCTGGAACGGGCGCGCCTGGGTCTCTGGGCCGGCCCGCAGCTTGCCAGTCTGGGCGCCGGGGATACTGCCACCCTCCCGCCCTTCGAGGTGGCTAACGTGCAACTGGAGACGCCCGACCCCTTCGCCGTCGTGGCAGCCACCGACGCGCAGCCGGCGACCTTCGCCTGGCGCAGCGAACGCCCCGGCGCGGGCGAGCGCCACCGCTTCTGTCTCTACGACCCGCAGTGGGCCGATCCGGCTACGCGGCTGCCGGTGCAGCTCTGCGGCCCGCTGCTCGACCCGGCCCGCGATCCATTGCGCTTCAATCTGGGGCCGGGGAGCTTCGCCGGCGCTCCCGGTTTCCCCTTCGCCTACGGGCGCGAGTACCGCTGGTACGTAGTGGTTTATGACCGTGACCCGCGGACCGATCCGAATTTCCAGTACGGGTTCAGCCACTTCGAACGCGCCGTGCGCCTGCTGCCCGCCCCGCTGCCCGCGCCCCCTGAGCCGCCAGCGCCCACGCCCGGCGATCCGGCGGCGGGCGCCCCCGGCGCGGCCTGGACCCTGCTGATCTACGTTGCCGCCGACAATGCGCTCAGCGACGCGCAGCGAGCGCCGCGCAGCGCCCATCCAGCCACGCAGCTCGCCCGCCTGCCGGCGCTGGCAGCGGCCCATCCCAATCTGCGCATCGTCAGCCTGGTTGACGAGTATGGCCCTGGCGGGCTGCGGCGGTGCTTCTATCCGCCCGGCGGCCCGCCTGACTGCCGCCTGCGCTCCGAGGCCAGCAGCGCCGACCCGGCAACCCTTGCGGATTTCATTCGCTCTGGCCGCGAGCGCTACCCCGCCGCCCGCACTGCCCTGCTCGTTGTCGCCCCGGCCCAGGCCGCCGGCCTGCTGGCCCTCGATGAAACTGACGGCGGAGCGAGTATGAGCCTGGCCGACCTGCGCGCCGCCTACGCCGCCGCGGGACTGGGGGCGGGCCAGCAACTCGACCTGGTGATCTACCAGGCGCCGTACATGGGCTCGCTCGACGTCCTGCGGGCCAGCGCTCCCTACGCGCGCTTCGCCGTCGGCTCGGCCGGGCCGATCTGGCAACTTGGCCCCTACGACCGGCTCCTGCCCGCCCTCAGCCGCGCGAGCGATCCCGCGACGGCGGCCAGCAACACTGTCGCGGCCTATAGCGCCGCTATTGACGCCTACCGCGCCGGACTGGCCCGCAGCCTGGCAGCTTACGACCTGAGCCGCGTCGAGGCCCTGGGCCAGCGGGTGGACGCGCTGGCCAGCGTCCTCAGCGGCGGCCTGGTGGCTGACCGCGAACGCACTCGACCACTGACCGCGGCGGCCCGCGCGGCGGCCCAGGTCTACGACGCCTCGGGGAACGGGCGCCACGACCAGTTGATCGCTTCGGACGGCCAGGTCGTGCCGGTTGAGGAAGACGCCCTGGTGGACCTGCGCGATCTGGCCCTGCGCCTGCGCGACAGCGTGGGCATTGACGCGGGCGTACAGGCGGCGGCGGCGCAGGTCGTCACCCTCCTGGACGAACAGGCCACCTCGCCGCTGATCGCCGCCGTCCAGCGTTCGGGCCAGGCAAGCGGCGGCGCGGTGGTAAGCCTGGAGCGGGCCGCGGGGCTGGCGGTCCTCTTCCCTGGCGGCGACCGGCTGGGCGGGCAGCCCGCGCTGGTCGCCGGCTACCTCTACGGCCCCCAGGGCAACGCGCCGAACCCCGGCCCCTGGGCGCAGATGCTGCGGACCTACCTGCGCGAGACCCTGGGCGTGGGGCCGGGCGGGGTCACCGAAGGGCCGGCGGCCTCGCCACGCTTCCAGCCCCTCATCGGGTGGACGGTGCAGACCGATCTCTGGCTGCCGGTGGTGCGGCGGTAG
- a CDS encoding adenosylcobinamide amidohydrolase: MLLARYYDGVEIHRADKIIYARFLQPHRVISTCRSSAGGIREDLEYLYNHQSCEPQGHRLSDEIHGLAIHQPDAYRELIATRHGLPAERCATTGTAANMHAAGMAHERFRDVEVVAVVTAGVETNAGRAGDPAAYHEEDGRYVHAPHAGTIVIMLCISRELRPGALVEAVTMATEAKTATLQELNVPSCYSDGLATGTGTDQIAIAARLDGAPLTGAGKHTRLGELIARSVQTALREALARQNGLWPAGQCSTLALLRRLGAREKPFSAAICAHLNDDDAQLLARNLQVVLNDPPTVAAVAALLHLRDQFVWGVLPQSCLPEVFASAAAQLAAAVAGRPQRLPAYREALEHPPPALAPSATLELIARAFALGFSEKWAC, encoded by the coding sequence ATGCTCCTGGCACGCTACTACGACGGCGTCGAGATCCACCGCGCCGACAAGATCATCTACGCGCGCTTTCTCCAGCCGCACCGGGTCATCTCCACCTGCCGCAGCAGTGCGGGCGGCATCCGCGAGGATCTGGAGTACCTCTACAATCACCAGTCCTGCGAACCGCAGGGGCACCGGCTCAGCGACGAGATCCACGGGCTGGCGATTCACCAGCCGGACGCCTACCGCGAGCTGATCGCCACCCGCCACGGCCTTCCCGCCGAACGCTGCGCCACCACGGGCACGGCGGCCAACATGCACGCCGCCGGCATGGCCCACGAACGCTTCCGCGACGTGGAGGTCGTCGCCGTGGTCACTGCGGGGGTCGAGACCAACGCCGGGCGCGCCGGCGATCCCGCCGCTTACCACGAAGAGGACGGGCGGTACGTCCACGCGCCGCATGCCGGGACGATCGTGATCATGCTCTGCATCAGCCGCGAACTGCGCCCCGGCGCGCTGGTCGAGGCCGTTACGATGGCAACCGAGGCGAAGACAGCGACGCTTCAGGAGTTGAACGTGCCCTCGTGCTACTCCGACGGCCTGGCGACGGGCACCGGCACCGACCAGATCGCCATTGCCGCCCGGCTCGACGGCGCGCCGCTGACCGGCGCGGGCAAGCACACCCGCCTGGGCGAACTGATCGCCCGCAGCGTGCAGACGGCCCTCCGCGAGGCTCTGGCGCGGCAGAACGGCCTCTGGCCCGCGGGCCAGTGCAGCACGCTGGCGCTGCTGCGGCGCCTGGGCGCGCGCGAGAAGCCTTTCAGCGCCGCCATCTGCGCCCATCTGAACGATGATGACGCGCAACTCCTGGCGCGCAACCTTCAGGTCGTGCTCAACGACCCGCCGACGGTCGCCGCCGTAGCTGCACTCCTGCACCTGCGCGACCAGTTCGTGTGGGGCGTCTTGCCACAGAGCTGTCTGCCGGAGGTCTTCGCCAGCGCGGCGGCCCAGCTCGCCGCGGCGGTGGCGGGGCGCCCGCAGCGACTGCCGGCCTACCGCGAGGCTCTGGAGCATCCCCCGCCAGCGCTCGCCCCCTCGGCCACCCTCGAGCTGATCGCCCGCGCCTTTGCCCTGGGGTTTAGCGAGAAGTGGGCGTGCTGA
- the cobN gene encoding cobaltochelatase subunit CobN: MKIVLISATGNGIPAARQALARLEREHPGRFTLQAREGSNLADREQATAFADEVIRAADALIILLHGGAASCPHFHMLVTAAREALAYCYIHPSDEDAMALSQELSTDYGSPFFEEVRRYIQFDGADNWRNLFCMLAGRTGPSLPHDPPRPQPTEGLYHPDTGAAATLEAHLAARGVGIDDLRRSGRPVIGMWFYTSYFTDGNLAWADALIREIERQGGFPLACFYMRMPDPIRNNRISDWIIENYFMYHGEPLIHVLINLMAFAIRLSTPAVADVYARLGAPVLHAMLLFSPYSFWNETVQGVSPMEVAINAAQPEFDGVLITLPIGTQEELPPDPLTGARLHVHLPINERISALVRLAMRWARLRLIPNPEKRVAIIFHNYPPTNERIGCATGLDSLESVARLVGQLADQGYRVERRYASGEELIADLLARATNDARWQTGDAQAARAVALAAPEQYRPWVAQWPEERREEIIREWGAPPGPILAHDGQVIINGIVNGNLYIGLQPPRGFAHDADRVHDPLLPPPPAYLLTYRWLRDVFRADAVIHVGTHGTLEWMPGKSLALSETCYPDMAIMDLPNIYPYIINNPGEGVQAKRRSYACVVDYLTPVMTGAERYEHLATLDARLLEYMQMAAMNPAQAPALARMIWELTVASHLDRDLEIDEERAFADFDAFARRLHSYISDLADTAISDGLHILGEAPTGARLVEYLAQLVRLPNGAVPSLRELIARQWGYDYDALLRDRGAPDPTGRFPSAGSAIEAIHAEVLRHIRAVLDGDTAACEAGPLAPTLSYVRDALIPRLAQTSDELASIHAALGGRHVPPGGSGAPTRGMADVLPSGRNFYTVDPLKLPTPAAWETGVALGDALVERYRAETGQFPETIGMVVWSVPTMRTMGEDIAQILYLMGARPIWNRSSGRVEGVAPIPAAELKFPRIDVTLRTSGLFRDTFPNLMELIDDAVRMVALLDEPPETNILRRNVLRDREELLRQGHDPETALREATFRIFAEPPGAYGAGIPEMIEARAWQNRADLAETFINWGGYAYGRQVYGVARHALFRQRLAGVHLVVKNEDTREYDLYSDDDWAAYLGGLGLAVKTVSGRAPRVYSGDASDPRRILYRDAQQESRRIFRARILNPKWIAGLQRHGFKGAGDMAHTVDNAFIWDAVGDVLEDWMYEDMARRYALDEAMRAWMREVNPHALHSILERLLEAISREMWQADPAMHERLRQLYLEIEGDLEERSE, encoded by the coding sequence ATGAAGATTGTGCTCATTAGCGCGACCGGCAACGGCATCCCGGCGGCGCGCCAGGCCCTGGCCCGTCTCGAACGGGAACACCCCGGACGGTTTACGCTTCAGGCGCGAGAGGGGAGCAACCTGGCGGATCGGGAGCAGGCAACGGCCTTCGCCGATGAGGTCATCCGCGCCGCCGACGCCCTGATCATCCTGCTCCACGGCGGCGCCGCCTCGTGTCCTCATTTTCACATGCTGGTAACGGCGGCGCGCGAGGCCCTGGCCTACTGCTACATCCACCCCTCCGATGAAGACGCTATGGCCCTCTCGCAGGAACTCTCGACCGACTACGGCAGCCCCTTCTTCGAGGAGGTGCGGCGCTACATCCAGTTCGACGGCGCCGACAACTGGCGCAACCTGTTCTGCATGCTCGCCGGCCGCACGGGGCCATCGCTGCCCCACGACCCGCCCCGGCCGCAGCCGACCGAGGGCCTCTACCACCCCGACACCGGCGCTGCCGCCACCCTCGAAGCGCACCTGGCGGCGCGGGGGGTCGGCATTGACGATCTGCGCCGATCCGGGCGTCCGGTGATTGGCATGTGGTTCTACACCAGTTACTTCACCGATGGCAACCTGGCCTGGGCCGACGCGCTGATCCGCGAGATCGAGCGGCAGGGGGGCTTCCCCCTGGCCTGCTTCTACATGCGCATGCCCGATCCCATCCGCAACAACCGCATCTCTGATTGGATCATCGAAAACTATTTCATGTACCACGGCGAGCCGCTGATCCACGTCCTGATCAACCTCATGGCCTTCGCCATCCGCCTCTCCACCCCTGCCGTGGCCGACGTCTACGCCCGCCTGGGGGCGCCGGTGCTGCACGCCATGCTGCTCTTTTCACCCTATAGCTTTTGGAACGAGACTGTACAGGGTGTAAGTCCGATGGAGGTGGCTATCAATGCCGCCCAGCCCGAATTCGACGGGGTGCTGATCACGCTGCCGATCGGAACCCAGGAGGAACTGCCGCCCGACCCCCTCACCGGCGCGCGCCTGCACGTTCACCTGCCCATTAACGAGCGGATAAGCGCGCTGGTGCGTCTGGCCATGCGCTGGGCCAGGCTGCGCCTGATCCCTAATCCAGAGAAGCGGGTGGCGATCATCTTTCACAACTATCCGCCGACCAACGAACGGATCGGCTGCGCCACCGGTCTGGACTCGCTGGAGAGCGTGGCGCGCCTGGTGGGGCAGCTCGCCGACCAGGGCTACCGGGTCGAGCGGCGCTACGCCTCGGGCGAGGAACTGATCGCCGATCTGCTGGCCCGCGCCACCAACGACGCCCGCTGGCAGACCGGCGACGCGCAGGCCGCCCGCGCCGTGGCCCTGGCCGCGCCGGAGCAGTACCGGCCCTGGGTGGCGCAGTGGCCGGAGGAGCGCCGCGAGGAGATCATCCGCGAGTGGGGCGCGCCGCCCGGCCCCATCCTGGCCCACGACGGCCAGGTGATCATCAACGGCATCGTCAATGGCAACCTCTACATCGGTCTCCAGCCGCCCCGCGGCTTTGCCCACGACGCCGACAGGGTCCACGACCCGCTGCTGCCGCCGCCGCCGGCCTACCTGCTCACCTACCGCTGGCTCCGCGACGTCTTTCGGGCCGACGCGGTGATCCACGTCGGCACCCACGGCACCCTGGAGTGGATGCCCGGCAAATCCCTGGCGCTCTCCGAGACGTGCTACCCCGACATGGCGATCATGGACCTGCCCAACATCTACCCCTACATTATCAACAACCCCGGCGAAGGGGTGCAGGCCAAGCGCCGTTCCTACGCCTGCGTTGTGGATTATCTCACTCCAGTAATGACCGGCGCCGAACGCTACGAGCACCTGGCGACCCTTGACGCGCGCCTGCTCGAATACATGCAGATGGCGGCGATGAATCCGGCGCAGGCGCCCGCCCTGGCCCGCATGATCTGGGAGCTGACCGTCGCCAGCCATCTCGATCGCGACCTGGAGATTGACGAGGAGCGCGCCTTCGCCGACTTCGACGCCTTCGCCCGCCGCCTGCACAGCTATATCAGCGACCTGGCCGACACGGCGATCAGCGACGGGCTGCACATTCTGGGCGAAGCGCCTACGGGCGCGCGACTGGTCGAGTACCTGGCCCAGCTCGTGCGGCTGCCCAACGGGGCCGTCCCCTCCCTGCGCGAGCTGATCGCTCGCCAGTGGGGCTACGACTACGACGCCCTGCTACGCGACCGCGGCGCCCCCGACCCCACCGGGCGCTTCCCCAGCGCCGGGTCGGCCATTGAAGCCATCCACGCCGAGGTCCTGCGCCATATCCGGGCCGTGCTCGACGGCGACACCGCGGCCTGCGAGGCCGGGCCGCTCGCCCCGACGCTCAGCTACGTGCGCGACGCGCTGATTCCCCGCCTGGCGCAAACCAGCGACGAACTGGCCTCCATCCACGCCGCCCTGGGGGGCCGCCACGTGCCGCCGGGGGGCAGCGGCGCGCCCACCCGCGGCATGGCCGACGTGTTGCCCAGCGGGCGCAACTTCTACACTGTTGACCCGCTCAAGCTCCCCACCCCGGCCGCCTGGGAAACCGGCGTGGCTCTCGGCGACGCCCTGGTCGAACGCTACCGCGCCGAAACCGGCCAGTTCCCCGAAACGATCGGCATGGTCGTCTGGTCCGTCCCCACCATGCGCACGATGGGCGAAGACATCGCCCAGATCCTCTACCTGATGGGCGCGCGCCCGATCTGGAACCGCTCCAGCGGGCGGGTCGAGGGCGTGGCGCCCATCCCCGCCGCGGAGTTGAAGTTCCCGCGCATAGACGTGACCCTGCGCACCTCGGGCCTGTTTCGCGACACCTTCCCCAACCTGATGGAACTGATTGACGACGCGGTGCGCATGGTCGCCCTGCTCGACGAGCCGCCCGAGACCAACATCCTGCGCCGCAACGTGCTGCGCGACCGCGAGGAGTTGCTGCGCCAGGGCCACGACCCCGAAACGGCCCTGCGCGAGGCCACCTTTCGCATCTTCGCCGAGCCGCCGGGCGCCTACGGCGCCGGCATCCCCGAAATGATCGAGGCCCGGGCCTGGCAGAATCGCGCCGACCTGGCCGAAACCTTCATCAACTGGGGCGGCTACGCCTATGGGCGGCAGGTCTACGGCGTCGCCCGTCACGCCCTGTTTCGCCAGCGGCTGGCCGGCGTCCACCTGGTGGTGAAAAATGAGGACACTCGCGAATACGACCTGTACAGCGACGACGACTGGGCCGCCTACCTCGGCGGACTGGGCCTGGCGGTCAAAACTGTGTCCGGGCGCGCCCCGCGGGTCTACAGCGGCGACGCCTCTGACCCCCGGCGCATCCTGTACCGCGACGCGCAGCAGGAGAGCCGGCGCATCTTCCGCGCCCGCATCCTCAACCCCAAATGGATCGCCGGACTCCAGCGCCATGGCTTCAAAGGCGCCGGCGACATGGCCCACACTGTGGACAACGCCTTCATCTGGGACGCCGTGGGCGACGTGCTCGAAGACTGGATGTACGAAGACATGGCCCGGCGCTACGCCCTCGACGAAGCCATGCGCGCGTGGATGCGCGAGGTCAACCCCCACGCCCTGCACAGCATCCTGGAGCGCCTGCTTGAAGCCATCAGCCGGGAGATGTGGCAGGCCGACCCGGCTATGCATGAGCGTCTGCGCCAGCTCTACCTGGAGATCGAAGGCGATCTCGAGGAACGGAGTGAATAA